From one Pseudactinotalea sp. HY158 genomic stretch:
- the uvrA gene encoding excinuclease ABC subunit UvrA, translating to MDAVSDSLVVRGAREHNLQNVSIELPRDRLIVFTGLSGSGKSSLAFDTIFAEGQRRYVESLSAYARQFLGQMDKPDVDFIEGLSPAVSIDQKSTNRNPRSTVGTITEVYDYLRLLYSRAGTQHCPVCGERVTAQTPQQIVDQLRELPEGTRFQVLAPMVRGRKGEYADLFRDLQTRGYSRAQVDGETISLAEPPVLEKNIKHTISVVVDRLVVRENIRRRLTDSVETALDIAEGLVIIDLVDLDPGDEGRQRRFSEKRACPNEHPLALDEIEPRTFSFNAPYGACPECTGIGTRLEVDPELVVPDEDLSLAEGAVAPWASTNSQYFERVLTALADDLGFSMTTPWRALPQRAKDSVLYGKDHKVHVRYKNRWGRERQYSTGFEGAIDFLQRRHGETESEWSREKYEGYMREVPCPVCRGTRLKPEVLAVTVGGKSIAELTHLPIRSAKVFLDELTLGEREAAIAAQVLKEIHARLGFLLDVGLDYLTLARAAATLSGGEAQRIRLATQIGSGLVGVLYVLDEPSIGLHQRDNRRLIDTLTRLRDLGNTLIVVEHDEDTIRTADHIVDIGPGAGELGGHIVHSGDVAGLLANTESLTGAYLAGRRRIELPDARRRPDPDRWITVEGARENNLGGITVKFPIGCFIGVTGVSGSGKSTLVNTVLYQVLANELNGARLVPGRHKRVTGIDNLDKVVHVDQSPIGRTPRSNPATYTGVWDHVRRLFAETEEAKVRGYTPGRFSFNVKGGRCEACSGDGTLKIEMNFLPDVYVPCEVCDGARYNRETLEVHFKGKSVADVLHMPIAEAAEFFAAVPAIARHLTTLVDVGLGYVRLGQSAPTLSGGEAQRVKLASELQKRSSGRTVYVLDEPTTGLHFEDVRKLMHVLEGLVDKGNTVIVIEHNLDVIKSADWLIDMGPEGGDGGGTVVAQGTPEQVAAVPASHTGRFIAEILDAGSSPELKPVTPVAALARPKARSARKSAAAVKAKAAKVKAATA from the coding sequence ATGGACGCCGTGAGTGACTCCCTCGTGGTTCGCGGCGCGCGTGAACACAACCTCCAGAACGTCAGCATCGAGCTTCCCCGGGACCGGCTCATCGTCTTCACGGGCCTGTCCGGTTCGGGTAAGTCGTCGCTGGCGTTCGACACGATCTTCGCGGAGGGGCAACGCCGCTACGTCGAATCTCTCAGCGCGTACGCGCGCCAGTTCCTCGGGCAGATGGACAAGCCGGACGTCGACTTCATCGAGGGGCTCTCGCCCGCGGTGTCGATCGACCAGAAGTCGACGAACCGGAACCCCCGCTCGACGGTGGGCACGATCACCGAGGTGTACGACTACCTGCGGCTGCTCTACTCCCGCGCCGGCACGCAGCACTGCCCGGTGTGCGGGGAACGGGTCACCGCGCAGACGCCGCAGCAGATCGTGGACCAGCTGCGCGAATTGCCCGAGGGCACGAGGTTCCAGGTGCTCGCGCCGATGGTGCGGGGCCGCAAGGGCGAGTATGCCGACCTGTTCCGTGACCTGCAGACCCGCGGCTACTCCCGCGCGCAGGTCGACGGTGAGACGATCTCCCTCGCCGAGCCGCCGGTACTCGAGAAGAACATCAAGCACACGATCAGCGTGGTGGTCGACCGGCTCGTCGTGCGGGAGAACATCCGGCGCCGGCTCACGGACTCGGTGGAGACCGCGCTCGACATCGCCGAGGGCCTCGTGATCATCGACCTGGTCGACCTCGACCCCGGCGACGAGGGCCGGCAACGGCGCTTCTCCGAGAAGCGGGCGTGCCCGAACGAGCACCCGCTCGCGCTGGACGAGATCGAGCCGCGCACGTTCTCCTTCAACGCCCCCTACGGCGCCTGCCCGGAGTGCACGGGCATCGGCACCAGGCTCGAGGTCGACCCGGAGCTCGTGGTTCCGGACGAGGACCTGAGCCTCGCGGAGGGCGCGGTCGCGCCGTGGGCGTCCACGAACAGTCAATACTTCGAGCGGGTGCTCACGGCCCTCGCCGACGACCTGGGCTTCTCCATGACCACCCCGTGGCGCGCCCTGCCGCAGCGCGCGAAGGACTCCGTGCTCTACGGCAAGGATCACAAGGTGCACGTGCGCTACAAGAACCGGTGGGGGCGCGAGCGTCAGTACTCCACCGGGTTCGAGGGCGCGATCGACTTCCTCCAGCGCCGGCACGGCGAGACCGAATCCGAGTGGTCGCGGGAGAAGTACGAGGGGTATATGCGCGAGGTGCCGTGCCCCGTGTGCCGGGGCACGCGGCTCAAGCCGGAGGTGCTTGCCGTGACCGTCGGCGGCAAGTCGATCGCCGAGCTCACGCACCTGCCGATCCGCTCGGCCAAGGTCTTCCTCGACGAGCTGACCCTGGGGGAGCGGGAGGCGGCGATCGCGGCCCAGGTGCTCAAGGAGATCCACGCCCGCCTCGGGTTCCTCCTCGACGTCGGCCTCGACTACCTCACCCTCGCCCGGGCGGCCGCCACGCTCTCCGGCGGCGAGGCGCAGCGGATCCGGCTCGCCACCCAGATCGGGTCCGGGCTCGTGGGCGTGCTCTACGTGCTCGACGAGCCCTCGATCGGGCTGCACCAGCGCGACAACCGCCGCCTCATCGACACGCTGACGCGGCTGCGGGACCTCGGCAACACGCTCATCGTGGTCGAGCACGACGAGGACACGATCCGCACCGCCGACCACATCGTCGACATCGGGCCCGGTGCCGGTGAGCTCGGCGGACACATCGTGCACTCGGGCGACGTCGCCGGCCTGCTCGCGAACACCGAGTCGCTCACGGGCGCCTACCTTGCCGGCCGCCGGCGGATCGAGCTGCCCGACGCGCGTCGCCGGCCCGATCCCGACCGGTGGATCACGGTCGAGGGGGCGCGGGAGAACAACCTCGGCGGCATCACGGTGAAGTTCCCGATCGGCTGCTTCATCGGGGTGACCGGCGTGTCCGGCTCGGGCAAGTCGACCCTGGTGAACACGGTGCTCTACCAGGTGCTCGCGAACGAGCTGAACGGCGCCCGGCTCGTGCCCGGGCGGCACAAGCGGGTCACGGGGATCGACAACCTCGACAAGGTCGTGCACGTCGACCAGAGCCCGATCGGGCGCACCCCCCGCTCGAACCCGGCCACCTACACCGGGGTGTGGGACCACGTGCGCCGGCTCTTCGCCGAGACCGAGGAGGCGAAGGTGCGCGGCTACACGCCGGGCCGATTCTCCTTCAACGTCAAGGGCGGCCGGTGCGAGGCCTGCTCCGGCGACGGCACCCTGAAGATCGAGATGAACTTCCTGCCCGACGTGTACGTGCCGTGCGAGGTCTGCGACGGCGCGCGCTACAACCGGGAGACCCTCGAGGTGCACTTCAAGGGCAAGTCCGTGGCCGACGTGCTCCACATGCCGATCGCCGAGGCGGCCGAGTTCTTCGCGGCGGTGCCGGCGATCGCCCGCCACCTCACCACCCTCGTGGACGTCGGCCTCGGGTACGTGCGGCTCGGGCAGAGCGCCCCGACCCTCTCCGGCGGGGAGGCCCAGCGGGTCAAGCTCGCCTCCGAGCTGCAGAAGCGCTCGAGCGGGCGCACCGTGTACGTGCTCGACGAGCCCACCACAGGGCTCCACTTCGAGGACGTGCGCAAGCTCATGCACGTGCTCGAGGGGCTCGTCGACAAGGGCAACACCGTGATCGTGATCGAGCACAACCTCGACGTGATCAAGAGCGCCGACTGGCTCATCGACATGGGGCCCGAGGGCGGCGACGGCGGCGGCACGGTGGTCGCCCAGGGCACGCCCGAGCAGGTGGCCGCCGTGCCCGCGAGTCACACCGGCCGTTTCATCGCCGAGATTCTGGACGCCGGCTCCTCACCCGAGCTCAAGCCCGTCACCCCGGTCGCGGCCCTCGCCCGCCCGAAGGCGCGCTCCGCGCGCAAGTCCGCGGCGGCCGTGAAGGCGAAGGCGGCGAAGGTCAAGGCCGCCACGGCCTGA
- a CDS encoding DUF4342 domain-containing protein — protein MNDSKQGEAWYEEFKVAGDNLVAKVKELVAEGNVRRVYIKNDSGRTLLEIPLTAGVAVTAAAAILAPVLVAVGAVAALLTSVTVGVERVGTSEGDAPADPDDEADLGHS, from the coding sequence ATGAACGATTCCAAGCAGGGCGAGGCCTGGTACGAGGAGTTCAAGGTCGCGGGCGACAATCTCGTGGCGAAGGTCAAGGAGCTCGTCGCCGAGGGGAACGTGCGCCGGGTCTACATCAAGAACGACTCGGGGCGCACGCTGCTGGAGATCCCGCTCACGGCCGGGGTCGCGGTCACAGCGGCCGCCGCGATCCTCGCCCCGGTGCTCGTGGCCGTCGGCGCCGTCGCGGCGCTGCTCACGAGCGTGACCGTGGGCGTCGAGCGGGTCGGCACGAGCGAGGGCGACGCACCCGCCGACCCGGACGACGAGGCGGACCTAGGCCACTCCTAG
- a CDS encoding OsmC family protein, protein MSGVHSYTVNVLWTGAGTSGTESYTSYARDHEVVVAGKPAIEGSSDPAFRGDESRYAPEELFVASLSQCHMLWALQMAARAGVRVVGYSDRAIGAMRIQSVGGGQFIGVTLHPQLTVADEVDEEAVARIHADAHAYCFISRSVNFPVRISPVTTIVAAPEQP, encoded by the coding sequence ATGAGCGGCGTGCACTCCTACACGGTGAACGTGCTGTGGACCGGGGCCGGGACGTCCGGCACCGAGTCCTATACCTCCTACGCCCGCGACCACGAGGTCGTGGTCGCCGGGAAGCCCGCGATCGAGGGGTCCTCCGACCCGGCCTTCCGCGGCGACGAGTCCCGCTACGCCCCCGAGGAGCTCTTCGTGGCCTCCCTCTCGCAGTGCCACATGCTCTGGGCGCTGCAGATGGCCGCCCGCGCCGGCGTGCGGGTGGTGGGCTACTCCGACCGGGCGATCGGCGCGATGCGCATCCAGTCGGTCGGCGGCGGCCAGTTCATCGGCGTGACCCTGCATCCCCAGCTCACCGTCGCCGACGAGGTGGACGAGGAGGCCGTGGCCCGCATCCACGCCGACGCCCACGCGTACTGCTTCATCTCCCGCTCGGTCAACTTCCCCGTGCGGATCTCGCCGGTGACCACGATCGTCGCCGCGCCCGAGCAGCCCTGA
- a CDS encoding TerC family protein — MFDVPLWAWAATVGLILVMLTVDFVGHVRTPHAPSMKEAATWSVVYIAIALVFGVIVWITGGHDYGQQFFAGYITEKSLSVDNLFVFVLIMASFKVPRENQQKVLLLGIAIALALRTVFIFIGAAAIEQWSFVFYIFGAFLLWTAYSQVRTSSTEGEYHENAILRWTRRIFPTTPNYVQDRMFHRIEGKLYITPMLIVMIAIGSADVLFAVDSIPAIFGLTDHVFLIFAANAFSLLGLRQLFFLIDGLLDKLVYLNYGLAAILALIGAKLVIHALHTNELPFINGGEPVLGVPEIPTTLSLVLILGILAVTTVLSLTVGKSKTIEHPTV; from the coding sequence ATGTTCGACGTGCCACTCTGGGCCTGGGCCGCCACGGTCGGCCTCATCCTCGTCATGCTCACTGTCGACTTCGTCGGGCACGTGCGCACGCCGCACGCGCCGTCGATGAAGGAGGCCGCGACGTGGTCGGTCGTCTACATCGCGATCGCGCTCGTGTTCGGGGTGATCGTGTGGATCACGGGCGGCCACGACTACGGGCAGCAGTTCTTCGCCGGGTACATCACCGAGAAGTCGCTGAGTGTCGACAACCTGTTCGTGTTCGTGCTCATCATGGCGAGCTTCAAGGTGCCACGGGAGAATCAGCAGAAGGTGCTGCTGCTCGGCATCGCTATCGCCCTCGCGCTGCGCACCGTGTTCATCTTCATCGGTGCCGCGGCCATCGAGCAGTGGTCGTTCGTCTTCTACATCTTCGGGGCGTTCCTGCTGTGGACGGCGTACTCGCAGGTGCGCACCTCGAGCACCGAGGGTGAATACCACGAGAACGCGATTCTGCGCTGGACCCGGCGGATCTTCCCGACCACGCCGAACTACGTGCAGGACCGGATGTTCCACCGCATCGAGGGCAAGCTGTACATCACCCCCATGCTCATCGTGATGATCGCGATCGGCTCGGCGGACGTGCTCTTCGCGGTCGATTCGATTCCCGCGATCTTCGGCCTGACCGACCACGTATTCCTCATCTTCGCCGCGAACGCGTTCTCGCTCCTCGGCCTGCGCCAGTTGTTCTTCCTCATCGACGGCCTGCTCGACAAGCTCGTCTACCTCAATTACGGGCTCGCCGCGATCCTCGCCCTCATCGGCGCCAAGCTCGTGATCCACGCGCTGCACACGAACGAGCTGCCGTTCATCAACGGCGGCGAGCCGGTGCTCGGCGTCCCGGAGATTCCGACGACGCTCTCGCTCGTGCTCATTCTCGGGATCCTCGCGGTCACCACGGTGCTCTCGCTCACGGTCGGCAAGTCCAAGACGATCGAGCACCCGACGGTCTGA
- a CDS encoding HNH endonuclease signature motif containing protein — protein MSTKAARQMRARRAEIASIASEDAVLDRVRQVRKVQAGAEADLFFLAIEIAQRSPVTEECGAWSCHTDLALGVSYCDSVANWFAAVTGFSTDAAQAMLLEALEVAERLPLLYGRVLDGRTRAHTARLVAEQTLGLTVEAARFVDVQVAAAGAIRGRYAIKGLVREAMITHMPDQYADLQRAQADPRRADVHIGTDGTGRIDAIVSTFAALDLEQSLVFGAAQLKAAGSGEVLDARRSLTFEGIIAATHHPKPARQDALDLTAGQPDQQVQQARGTRQAQGPAAGAPDCTGGTNVMAAGTGASPAVGGAPGAAAAGAAADPTGEAPATAAGGGVSCGPAWSGRGVPRAKVVMYLHMNASAFWPDGRPPDRPDPHSGSRPPDRHPDGPSPDHPDRHHGGLSAGGSCSDPPRTADPEHVAGAACPDRRPGGLSPDHPDHHHGGLPAGGASVDGSCAGAAGTACPEHATGPAYVAGRLAREPVRIEGPGIPPGLVITAAEVAAMFTAPHDAAMPDSAPVDGPRGSDRPRGSGGPWGSGGPRGSGGSWGPQIFVRPVIDLETEHEVTGYAAGDVIKDHLHLRDRTCAFPKCARPARACDADHIDPWKTDAQGDPAGGPTCTCNLASLCRRHHRWKTHNHPGQPQGRGSWSYVTLGPGTYYWSGPMGLRFLRTPTGTTEVTDQAWHRRDLRALQGLQGPGAPQSHEALPDLQALGAVSGREPDLDRPDRPARPDRPAHRTLPGNETLPGLEEAPGLEADTALGARENPAARTDLEAHRGHPNTAAGPDSRARRDDLDEAFMDALDYEYGNADSDVDPSEADLEAILADRPPSPPSGL, from the coding sequence ATGAGCACGAAGGCGGCCCGGCAGATGCGAGCGAGGCGAGCGGAGATCGCCTCGATCGCGTCCGAGGACGCGGTACTGGACCGGGTCCGCCAGGTGCGCAAGGTCCAGGCGGGTGCGGAGGCCGATCTGTTCTTCCTGGCGATCGAGATCGCCCAGCGCAGCCCGGTCACCGAAGAGTGCGGGGCGTGGTCGTGCCACACCGATCTGGCCCTGGGGGTCTCGTATTGTGATTCGGTGGCGAACTGGTTCGCGGCCGTGACCGGCTTCTCCACCGACGCCGCCCAGGCGATGCTCCTCGAAGCCCTCGAGGTCGCCGAACGCCTGCCGCTGTTGTATGGGCGGGTGCTCGATGGGCGTACCCGGGCGCACACGGCCCGGCTCGTGGCCGAACAGACCCTCGGTTTGACTGTGGAGGCGGCCCGGTTCGTCGATGTCCAGGTCGCTGCCGCCGGGGCGATCCGGGGCCGATACGCGATCAAGGGTCTGGTGCGGGAGGCGATGATCACCCACATGCCCGACCAGTACGCCGACCTGCAGCGGGCGCAGGCCGATCCGCGCCGGGCCGATGTCCATATCGGCACCGACGGCACCGGCCGCATCGACGCGATCGTGTCCACGTTCGCGGCCCTCGATCTGGAGCAGAGCCTGGTCTTCGGGGCCGCGCAACTCAAGGCCGCCGGATCCGGTGAGGTCCTCGATGCCCGACGCTCCCTCACCTTCGAGGGCATCATCGCCGCCACCCACCACCCCAAACCGGCCCGACAGGACGCCCTCGACCTCACCGCAGGGCAGCCAGACCAGCAGGTTCAGCAGGCCCGGGGGACCCGGCAGGCTCAGGGACCGGCGGCGGGGGCGCCGGACTGCACGGGCGGCACCAACGTCATGGCCGCGGGCACGGGCGCGAGTCCAGCCGTGGGAGGCGCGCCCGGAGCGGCGGCGGCCGGAGCTGCGGCGGACCCGACCGGCGAGGCGCCTGCCACCGCTGCGGGCGGTGGTGTGTCCTGCGGGCCTGCGTGGTCGGGTCGGGGTGTGCCGCGGGCGAAGGTCGTCATGTACCTGCACATGAACGCCTCCGCATTCTGGCCCGACGGCAGGCCACCCGACCGACCCGATCCTCATTCTGGAAGCCGACCACCCGATCGTCATCCCGACGGCCCATCCCCTGATCATCCCGATCGTCATCACGGTGGCCTATCCGCCGGTGGATCGTGCTCTGATCCGCCGCGCACGGCCGATCCCGAACACGTAGCCGGCGCGGCCTGTCCCGATCGCCGGCCCGGCGGCCTATCCCCTGATCATCCCGATCACCATCACGGCGGCCTGCCCGCCGGCGGCGCGTCTGTCGATGGCTCCTGCGCGGGCGCGGCAGGAACGGCCTGTCCCGAGCACGCCACCGGTCCGGCCTATGTCGCGGGGCGGTTGGCCCGTGAACCCGTGCGCATTGAGGGGCCGGGGATCCCGCCCGGGCTCGTGATCACCGCCGCCGAGGTCGCGGCCATGTTCACCGCGCCCCACGACGCGGCCATGCCCGACAGCGCGCCCGTTGACGGACCACGGGGCTCTGATAGGCCGCGCGGGTCCGGTGGGCCGTGGGGGTCCGGTGGGCCGCGCGGGTCTGGTGGGTCGTGGGGGCCGCAGATATTCGTGCGTCCGGTCATCGACCTCGAAACCGAACACGAAGTGACCGGCTATGCCGCCGGAGACGTGATCAAGGACCACCTCCACCTACGCGATCGAACCTGCGCCTTCCCCAAGTGCGCCCGCCCGGCGCGGGCCTGCGATGCCGACCACATCGACCCCTGGAAGACCGATGCCCAGGGCGACCCGGCCGGCGGGCCCACCTGCACCTGCAACCTCGCGAGCCTGTGCCGCCGGCACCATCGCTGGAAGACCCACAACCATCCCGGGCAGCCGCAGGGACGCGGCTCCTGGTCCTACGTCACGCTCGGACCCGGAACCTACTACTGGAGCGGCCCCATGGGCCTACGGTTCCTACGCACCCCGACCGGCACGACCGAGGTCACCGACCAGGCCTGGCACCGCCGTGACCTCCGTGCGCTCCAGGGCCTCCAGGGGCCCGGCGCACCCCAGAGCCACGAGGCGCTCCCGGACCTCCAGGCGCTCGGCGCCGTTTCCGGCCGCGAGCCGGACTTGGATCGCCCGGATCGCCCGGCTCGCCCGGATCGCCCGGCTCATCGGACTCTTCCGGGCAACGAGACTCTCCCGGGACTCGAGGAGGCCCCGGGACTCGAGGCCGACACGGCGCTCGGCGCACGCGAGAACCCCGCCGCTCGCACGGATCTCGAAGCTCACCGGGGTCACCCGAACACTGCGGCAGGACCGGACTCGCGGGCTCGCCGTGACGACCTCGACGAGGCCTTCATGGACGCCCTCGACTACGAATACGGCAATGCCGACAGTGACGTCGACCCCAGCGAGGCCGACCTCGAGGCCATCCTCGCCGATCGGCCCCCGTCGCCGCCCTCCGGACTGTGA
- the rapZ gene encoding RNase adapter RapZ yields the protein MTAPSDPSNPLTVPTGVPVLEQQAAPVPDVRPEIIIITGMSGAGRSRAAAVLEDLDWYVVDNLPPKLLAVLSGMMSQGSGGVHRLAAVVDVRSGQFFEDLVGALADLRSQNIDYRIVFLDADDSELVRRYESNRRPHPLQGQGRMLDGITHERTLLAHLRTRADVTIDTTDLSVHDLARMVRDVVAGETDRALRINVVSFGFKYGLPLDADHVVDVRFISNPYWVTELRNLTGKDAPVRDYVLGRSGVEVFIERYVELLAGVLDGYVHEQKPYVTIAVGCTGGKHRSVAITEAIAAGLRAAGQSVRTLHRDLGRE from the coding sequence ATGACCGCCCCGAGTGACCCGTCCAACCCGCTCACCGTGCCCACCGGCGTCCCGGTGCTCGAGCAGCAGGCGGCCCCGGTGCCGGACGTCCGCCCCGAGATCATCATCATCACCGGCATGTCCGGCGCGGGCCGTTCCCGGGCGGCCGCCGTGCTCGAGGATCTCGACTGGTACGTCGTCGACAACCTGCCGCCGAAGCTGCTCGCCGTGCTCTCGGGGATGATGAGCCAGGGCTCCGGCGGCGTGCACCGGCTCGCGGCCGTCGTCGACGTGCGCTCGGGCCAGTTCTTCGAGGACCTCGTGGGCGCGCTGGCCGACCTGCGCTCCCAGAACATCGACTACCGGATCGTCTTCCTCGACGCCGACGACTCCGAGCTCGTGCGCCGCTACGAGTCGAACCGGCGCCCCCACCCGCTCCAGGGGCAGGGTCGGATGCTCGACGGCATCACCCACGAGCGCACCCTGCTCGCCCACCTGCGCACCCGCGCCGACGTGACGATCGACACGACGGACCTGTCCGTGCACGACCTGGCCCGGATGGTCCGCGACGTCGTGGCCGGCGAGACCGACCGGGCGCTGCGGATCAACGTCGTCTCCTTCGGGTTCAAGTACGGGCTGCCGCTCGACGCCGACCACGTGGTCGACGTGCGCTTCATCTCCAACCCGTACTGGGTCACGGAACTGCGCAACCTCACCGGCAAGGACGCCCCGGTGCGCGACTACGTGCTCGGCCGCAGCGGCGTCGAGGTGTTCATCGAGAGGTACGTCGAACTCCTCGCCGGGGTGCTCGACGGCTACGTGCACGAGCAGAAGCCGTACGTGACGATCGCGGTGGGCTGCACCGGCGGCAAGCACCGCTCCGTCGCCATCACCGAGGCGATCGCCGCCGGGCTGCGCGCCGCGGGCCAGAGCGTGCGCACCCTCCACCGGGACCTGGGGCGGGAATGA
- a CDS encoding YciI family protein has protein sequence MFVVTYTYDPVTAETADRVRPDHRAFLAALAATGELVASGPWLDGEAGALILLRADSRQAVLDLLEADPFRAAGVIAERTVREWNPVIGVFAE, from the coding sequence ATGTTCGTAGTCACGTACACCTATGACCCGGTCACCGCCGAGACGGCCGACCGGGTGCGCCCCGACCACCGCGCGTTCCTCGCCGCCCTCGCGGCCACCGGTGAGCTCGTGGCCTCGGGGCCGTGGCTCGACGGAGAGGCGGGAGCGCTCATCCTTCTGCGCGCCGACTCCCGCCAGGCGGTGCTCGACCTCCTCGAGGCAGATCCGTTCCGTGCGGCCGGCGTGATCGCCGAGCGCACGGTGCGGGAGTGGAACCCGGTCATCGGGGTCTTCGCCGAGTAG
- the uvrC gene encoding excinuclease ABC subunit UvrC: protein MADPSTYRPKAGEIPAEPGVYKFRDAVGRVIYVGKAKSLRQRLSSYFQNPAGLHPRTFQMVTTAASVEWTVVATEVESLTLEYAWIKEFDPRFNVKYRDDKSYPYLAVTMGETIPRAQVMRGAKKPGTRYFGPYSHAWAIRETVDLLLRVFPIRSCSAGVYRRAEQSGRPCLLGYIDKCAAPCVGRISPEDHRDLAEQFCDFMAGATGPYTRRLEAEMREASAELDFERAARLRDDLAALTKVVEKNAVVFSDGTSADIFAMAADDLEASVQVFHVREGRVRGQRGWVTERVEDASEAELVEILLLQVYGDAPAGDRDATPKEILVPTEPTDHAELERFLTAKRGAKVRIRTPQRGDKRALAETVRRNADHALALHKTRRAGDLTARSQALADLQEHLDLDTSPLRIECYDVSHTGGTNQVASMVVFEDGLPRKGEYRRFNIRGADGEGARDDTEAMAEVITRRFRHYLRDHSGSPARSDGSWVLTEEEEAAARASESAATGGEPDAPGEAASSTGTEAAGPGRARRFAYPPNLVVVDGGRPQVAAAARALDELGITDVALVGLAKRLEEVWLPDDDYPVVLPRTAPGLYLLQRLRDEAHRFAITHHRKRRSTGMTRSELDAVPGLGPARQRALLAAFGSVRALRRATPEELATVTGIGPALAQAIVVALHAGPSAPPS, encoded by the coding sequence ATGGCCGATCCGTCCACCTATCGCCCCAAGGCGGGGGAGATCCCCGCCGAGCCCGGGGTGTACAAGTTCCGCGACGCGGTCGGCCGAGTCATCTACGTGGGCAAGGCGAAGTCGCTCCGGCAGCGGCTCTCCTCCTATTTCCAGAATCCCGCCGGCCTGCATCCGCGCACCTTCCAGATGGTCACCACGGCCGCGAGCGTCGAGTGGACCGTCGTGGCCACCGAGGTGGAATCCCTCACCCTCGAATACGCGTGGATCAAGGAGTTCGACCCGCGGTTCAACGTCAAGTACCGCGACGACAAGTCCTACCCCTACCTCGCGGTCACCATGGGCGAGACGATCCCGCGCGCGCAGGTCATGCGCGGAGCGAAGAAGCCCGGCACCCGCTACTTCGGGCCGTACTCCCACGCGTGGGCCATCCGGGAGACCGTCGACCTGCTGCTGCGGGTGTTCCCGATCCGCTCCTGCTCGGCCGGGGTGTACCGGCGCGCGGAGCAGTCGGGCCGGCCGTGCCTGCTCGGCTACATCGACAAGTGCGCGGCGCCGTGCGTGGGCCGGATCAGCCCCGAGGATCACCGCGACCTGGCCGAGCAGTTCTGCGACTTCATGGCCGGGGCGACCGGACCGTACACGCGCCGGCTCGAGGCCGAGATGCGGGAGGCCTCGGCGGAGCTCGACTTCGAGCGGGCCGCGAGGCTCCGCGACGACCTGGCCGCGCTGACCAAGGTGGTCGAGAAGAACGCCGTCGTGTTCTCCGACGGCACGAGCGCCGACATCTTCGCGATGGCCGCCGACGACCTCGAGGCCTCCGTGCAGGTGTTCCACGTGCGGGAGGGCCGGGTGCGCGGCCAGCGCGGCTGGGTGACCGAGCGGGTCGAGGACGCCTCGGAGGCCGAACTCGTCGAGATCCTGCTCCTGCAGGTCTACGGGGACGCCCCGGCCGGCGACCGCGACGCCACCCCGAAGGAGATCCTCGTCCCCACCGAGCCGACCGATCACGCCGAGCTCGAACGCTTCCTCACCGCCAAGCGGGGCGCCAAGGTGCGCATCCGCACCCCGCAGCGCGGCGACAAGCGGGCCCTGGCCGAGACCGTGCGTCGCAACGCCGACCACGCCCTCGCGCTGCACAAGACCCGCCGCGCCGGCGACCTGACGGCCCGCTCGCAGGCGCTCGCGGACCTGCAGGAGCACCTCGACCTGGACACCTCGCCGCTGCGGATCGAGTGCTATGACGTCTCCCACACCGGCGGCACCAACCAGGTGGCCTCGATGGTCGTGTTCGAGGACGGCCTGCCCCGCAAGGGCGAATACCGCCGGTTCAACATCCGCGGCGCGGACGGCGAGGGTGCCCGCGACGACACCGAGGCCATGGCCGAGGTGATCACCCGCCGGTTCCGGCACTACCTGCGCGACCACTCCGGCAGCCCGGCCCGCAGCGACGGCAGCTGGGTGCTCACCGAGGAGGAGGAGGCCGCCGCCCGGGCCAGCGAATCGGCCGCCACGGGCGGCGAGCCGGACGCCCCGGGCGAGGCTGCGTCGTCCACAGGCACGGAGGCCGCCGGGCCGGGGCGCGCACGCCGATTCGCCTACCCGCCCAACCTCGTGGTCGTCGACGGCGGCCGGCCGCAGGTCGCGGCCGCCGCGCGCGCCCTGGACGAGCTGGGGATCACGGACGTCGCCCTCGTCGGTCTCGCGAAACGGCTCGAGGAGGTCTGGCTCCCCGACGACGACTATCCGGTCGTGCTGCCGCGCACGGCCCCCGGCCTCTACCTGCTCCAACGCCTCCGCGACGAGGCGCACCGGTTCGCCATCACCCACCACCGCAAGCGGCGCTCGACCGGGATGACCCGCTCGGAGCTCGACGCCGTGCCCGGGCTCGGCCCCGCGCGGCAGCGGGCCCTGCTCGCGGCGTTCGGCTCCGTCCGGGCGCTGCGCCGGGCCACCCCGGAGGAACTGGCCACGGTGACGGGAATCGGGCCTGCGCTCGCCCAGGCCATCGTGGTGGCGCTGCACGCGGGCCCGTCCGCGCCTCCGTCGTGA